A region of uncultured Desulfobacter sp. DNA encodes the following proteins:
- the satP gene encoding acetate uptake transporter has product MRDETLANPGPLGLMGFGMTTVLLNIHNAGFFEISSMILAMGLFYGGLAQIIAGILEFRKGNTFGVTAFISYGHFWLTLVALILLPKLGWAEPTPAKFMACYLFMWGIFTMFMFFGTLKSNRGLQFVFASLTVLFFLLAIKDWTGSHLIGVIAGFEGIICGLSAIYLAMAEVLNEQYNRAIIPIGLP; this is encoded by the coding sequence ATGAGAGACGAAACGTTGGCAAATCCGGGACCTCTCGGGTTAATGGGCTTTGGAATGACAACTGTACTTTTGAACATTCATAATGCCGGATTTTTTGAAATCAGTTCCATGATTCTGGCAATGGGCCTTTTTTACGGGGGCTTGGCCCAGATTATTGCAGGAATTCTTGAATTTAGAAAAGGTAATACGTTTGGCGTTACGGCATTCATATCCTATGGCCACTTCTGGTTGACTCTGGTGGCACTTATTCTGCTGCCCAAACTCGGCTGGGCAGAGCCTACGCCTGCAAAATTCATGGCCTGCTATCTGTTCATGTGGGGCATTTTTACAATGTTCATGTTTTTCGGAACATTAAAATCCAACAGGGGCCTGCAGTTTGTCTTTGCATCTCTGACTGTACTGTTTTTTCTTCTCGCAATCAAAGACTGGACAGGTTCACACCTCATCGGAGTCATTGCCGGTTTTGAAGGCATCATCTGCGGACTGAGCGCTATTTATCTTGCCATGGCCGAAGTCCTCAACGAACAATACAACAGAGCAATTATCCCGATAGGCCTGCCCTAA
- a CDS encoding sigma 54-interacting transcriptional regulator, translated as MLEYTPIAQFAIGLDHKVKVWNKACEVLTGVRAEEIIGTDHQWKIFYPKKRPILADLVVEQDYEKFLEIYGTKNPAESSIVPNAWEATDYFENFNGKPKYIYFMAAPVFDEKGNITGAVTTLQDITLRKMQEDAIKRESEQLQQQYSLLQSSMGERFKFCNIIGKCTKMQEVYDIIIRAASSADSVVIHGESGVGKELVARAIHDTSPRKDAPFLPVNCGAISEPLLENEFFGHIKGAFTGAYNDKKGFLSHVQGGTLFLDEVGELSLNMQVKLLRAIEGGGYSPVGSTEVLHSDFRIVAASNQNLWEEVQKGRLRSDFFYRLYVIPINIPPLRERKEDLALLADYFFSQMESPLHFDALPGKDIKKLYNYHWPGNVRELQNILRRYVTFNHLNFMALPDIDPPVIEPQPPADAISVSDSETDLPLTDAAARFEKQLILSALNHCKWHRENAAEKLGISRRTLYRKMLSHGLISAI; from the coding sequence GTGCTTGAATATACACCAATTGCCCAGTTTGCCATAGGACTCGACCACAAAGTAAAGGTTTGGAACAAAGCTTGTGAAGTTCTCACCGGCGTCCGTGCCGAAGAAATTATCGGCACGGACCATCAGTGGAAGATTTTTTACCCAAAAAAGCGGCCTATTCTGGCCGATCTTGTAGTCGAGCAGGACTACGAAAAGTTCCTTGAAATATATGGCACAAAAAATCCGGCCGAGTCCAGCATTGTGCCCAATGCCTGGGAAGCAACGGACTATTTTGAAAATTTCAACGGAAAGCCCAAGTATATATATTTTATGGCTGCCCCTGTCTTTGATGAGAAAGGCAACATCACAGGCGCCGTCACGACCCTTCAGGATATTACGCTTCGCAAAATGCAGGAAGACGCCATAAAGCGGGAATCAGAGCAACTCCAGCAACAGTATTCACTGCTGCAGTCATCAATGGGTGAGCGCTTCAAGTTCTGCAATATCATCGGGAAATGCACCAAAATGCAGGAGGTCTATGACATAATTATACGGGCGGCATCCAGTGCAGACAGTGTTGTGATCCACGGTGAATCTGGGGTGGGAAAGGAGTTGGTTGCAAGGGCCATACACGATACCAGCCCGAGAAAAGACGCACCGTTCCTCCCTGTCAACTGTGGAGCCATTTCTGAACCCCTTCTGGAAAACGAATTTTTTGGCCATATAAAAGGGGCGTTTACCGGGGCATACAACGACAAAAAGGGTTTTCTTTCCCATGTCCAGGGCGGTACCCTGTTTCTTGATGAAGTTGGAGAGCTCTCCTTGAATATGCAGGTTAAGCTTTTGCGGGCAATAGAAGGCGGGGGGTATTCACCAGTCGGGAGCACGGAAGTTCTTCATTCCGATTTCAGGATTGTTGCCGCAAGTAACCAGAATCTATGGGAAGAGGTTCAAAAAGGGCGCCTGCGCAGTGATTTTTTTTACCGCCTCTACGTAATCCCCATAAATATACCGCCCCTTCGGGAGCGCAAGGAAGATCTTGCTCTGCTTGCTGATTATTTCTTCAGCCAGATGGAATCGCCCCTTCATTTTGATGCCCTGCCCGGAAAAGACATAAAAAAGCTGTACAATTACCACTGGCCCGGGAATGTCAGGGAGCTGCAGAATATTCTGCGCAGGTACGTCACCTTTAACCACCTTAATTTTATGGCTCTCCCGGACATTGACCCCCCGGTAATTGAACCCCAACCACCCGCGGATGCCATTTCAGTTTCCGATTCAGAAACAGACCTTCCGCTGACAGATGCCGCTGCCCGGTTTGAAAAACAGCTCATCCTTTCCGCCCTTAATCACTGCAAGTGGCACAGGGAAAACGCTGCTGAAAAGCTGGGAATTTCCCGCAGAACGCTTTATCGCAAAATGTTGTCCCACGGGCTCATAAGCGCCATTTAA